The DNA sequence TATGCCACCATTATAAGCCAAATCACGTGCAGCATATAAGCACATTCATAGAGACACAGCGTAcattataaataacattttataagGGAATGACAAAACTATCTACTCTATGTTTCGAGCTCAAAGTATTGTAATGTCAGTGAGGTATAATGCATTATCAATATTACTACATGTTCacacttaatttatttgttatcCAAAATTAGCCTTGTACGGTATGCAACACACACAagtacgttttttttctttctacttAGTaattttaaccccccccccccctccattccaTTCTCTAAGcgataaatgattttttaaattaataaaacactcaataataacagcattcaataaaacaggaactgaagaaacgctatcataaataaataaatttaaaaaaattaaaaaaacagataaatgaataaaactcaaTTAAAAGCCAGACTAAAAGGTAGGTCTTGAGTTTACTTATCAAAATTCTTTGCTGCCCTCAGGTCTTCAGGAAGGCTGTTCCAGAGGTGTAATAAAAGGATGCCTAAGAGTGGGTTTTTGTTCTGACTTTAGGGATGAAAATGCCACTACCAGAAGACCAGTTATAAAAACTTCAGTTAATTTAAGTTAAAATTTTATATTGCATCTTCATGTTGCGTCGTTGCAGGTCCCATTGGCCATATTGAAGGACTGCTTGTCCAGTGCAGATCACAGAAGCTTATATAGGTGTGCTCATTTTTGTTCCAGAGAATCTATACAGATATCTAAACTGGAGATAACATTCCTATATACATAATATTTTGGCATGTATGCAATGGCAAAATGGACAAACAATGATAATTTCTAAGAaaacaatggacattctatTGAGGTTTTTCCGAGTTAGCATGTTTTTGGAACTGAAAATGACTGGATTTTGTTAGCTGGATTCCTACCATGACAAGTATACTGATTGTATCATGATCTATGTTGTAttggatttccaaaatgcaaagGTGAGGACCCCCCACACTTGTTTTGCCACCACACATTACAAAATCCATTGTTGCTAAAACACTGGCATCATAGAATATTGTATACATATAGAATCATGAGTTTTAACACATTCAAACTGTGTATTGCGTGACCAGATTGATTGATAACTTCAccgtaaaaacaaaaacaaaattaatgcaaatgaacCCACTTCCGGCCCGACAGCGACATGTACATAAAGTGACCAAAACATCTgaatgaacagaacagagctGAATACAGAACTTCTCAAAACCAAATGGAAAATTTGAGTCTGGTAACACACACTTACCACTGAAAAATGGCAGTCCCCAAGACCCTTATCGATAAGGGCTTCACTGACACTTCCCTACGTGTAGCTGGAGAACCCCCTGGCTGTGCATGTGCAGCAGCGTCAAGAATTCCTCAGGCATGGCGTGCACCCCTTGTTTGGCTACAACATTGTCATAGTAGTGATGGGTTACTGGCTTCTGAATCAGGTCCGTGGGAAAGGGCCAGAAACCGTAGATGTCCACCTTCTCACAAAGTTCCAGGGCCACACTCACCAGCATAAACCCAGAGGAGAGACGCAACCCTGTTAGTCCCTGTTTCTGCCAGTAGCGAGCTAGCCTGAATAAGTAGTCTGGGTGGAAATACAATACCTCTTGTTGGGGTCTCATGTCCTTCATGGTGTGGAAGACACGAAAGGAAAGCTCAGTGCCAACTACATAGGAAAAAGGAGCCATGGCCAGGTAGGCATTTCCATGTGCAGCTGCTTTGTCAACAAAAGGCTTTCGTGCATTACAGAGGCCCATGaagctagagagagagatagagaggggaagggaggtagagagagaaagaacggaAGTGTGGAAAAATAACACACTTTTAACAACAAAACAGAATGCTGATTTCTGGGGGAAAACTTCAGAATTGACCTCTGCAGTAAATTTACATTCTGTCATCAATGTAAGTTATTGTGCAAGTACAGACGGgtgaaaaattaaagaaaaaacctgaataaatgagtggagaaacacaataaatgcagatgcttccatacatgtgtactgcatgatgcaatttagcaattaacatcctatcatgctctgtggcatgtataaagtACTGAGCAagcccagttgaccttgattttgaaTCAAGATGGAAGAGATGGCAAACtcactttgaaagagggttcattattggggcacagatggcagaAGCTTCAGTCAGAAAGACTGCTCAACAGACTAGAGTTTCAATAGGGAGACTGACTACAGTGACGCCTGCATTTAGATCTACAGGAGACACATCAGTAAATTGAGTCGGAAATTATGGCCAAAAGCACACATTCGATGACTGTGATACTTGTGCATTATTGCAATATGTACAGGAAAACAGAAGAGatactcttcctcaggtgattGAGAATGTgaatgcaggacatgatcagtGTCAGCTAGAACAGTCCATTGACAACTACACAGAGAGGGATAATTTAGTAGGCTTGCAGTGGATAAACCcttcattacaaagacaaatgcacatttgagagttcagtggcgCAAAAACCACAGGCACTGATCTAAAGAGATGTGGTAAAAAGCGATAAGATCATTTTTATCcgatgatgaaacatttctatcctgatgggagtggtctcttccaggatggcAATTcacccatccacagggcacgaggggtcactgaatggtttcatgagtatgaaaatgatgtgaatcatatgctatggcttttgcagtcaccagatctcaaaccaattgaacacctatgggagattttggaccaacgtgCTAGCGCTCTCCACCACAATCATCAAAACACCTAATGAAGCTAATGCATACGAGCATTCAGCTAAAGTGAACTTGGTGTCTATTATGTTAGTTAACAGAATTTAAAAGGCTGACCAATTGGAAACATTCACCTTTGGATGTCCAATTCACTTTCACTGGTGCAGTATTATCTAGTtgtgaaacaaacacaatacttacagcaaaggaaaaatattcatgtacaaatgatgtgaatcatatgctatggcctttgcagtcaccagatctcaaccctagttagcttagcctcaagtgtcaagctgACACACTAGGTAGCTTAGCGTAATACTGGCATTACCTAAACATACACTTATATACATTTACTCTGTGTTTCGACAATCTTTATAGTGCCTAACCTtatcttctctgtttcttttttctgtttctttttccatgGGGCTCCCACCGCTACCTCACCCTGAGTTCAAAAACTGCTCCAGTCTGTTTCATTGCCCTAAGTTCACGAGAttgctccagccctgtccctcactccGTGGTCATGGACccccctgttcctcccctgcccatgccgtgatgcagcctggagctccagatctaTCACCCGGCTCCTCTAAACAGTATTATACTAAACTATACAATTTTGTCTTGTATTATTACTGCTAGCTATGACCTCCACagtaacctgcttaacccatttAATTCGCTGGGATAGATTCTTAtagcatttctgctacattTCATTGTaccgctactttacaccaggccagccaacggaggatgggctcccccttctgtagccgggttcctctcgagatttcttcccattggggagttttttctcgtcACCGTTTGTGGggtttctccccactgggagtttttcacctcatgtgcttgctatctgggggttcaggcctggtgtttgctctgtttgctccgTCTCTCGCTTTGCTaatctgtaaagcgtctttgagacagcgctttttacagagaactatCTCTGGAGACTGTACTTTCCCCTTCTAGAAAATTGCTTCAATTTGGTCCCTGATCTTTGCACTGTAAATCACtaagagcatctactaaatTCACTAAAGTTAAATTAAAGACAGCTTGAGGATTAAAATCTCTAGTCACATGCATCTCGATGCATAGTCAGGAAATTCTATGGGCTTTAGCAATATAATTTGTGATGTTTtccaaaatttgttttaaaaaagtaccTTAGACCTGAATCCTATAGTATTCATGTAATGGGTGATAACTATTGAATTTTGTGATGAGGGATCTATCagaccaaaagaaaaaatgtttgggtAGGTTACCGTCAGGTAGTTAAACTTGCTGGTAAAATATGCCGTCCAATCAGAGAAATGTATAGTAATATGCAATTTAGAGAGGCAAGGTGATCCATCTAGGCCTCCAGTTTGCACCGTAGCATGGGCTTGAACCAGGAGAGGGACGGGGCTGTGGCAGTCTGCAAACTCAGGGCAGGGGAAGGGGCTGAAGCCTCGAGTACACACCGTTGATCACATAAGTATGCCAAAAGTTCCTTTTTCTGTTAAGTaacatgtatacacaaataatgaatatttaGTTACCTTTGGGTAATCTGAGAAGGGTTGATGGTGACCAGGCTGGACTTGACACCAACGTCAGAGCTGTAGTTCATTGGGGGCAAGTTCAgtctgaaaagaaaatacatagtTCTGAGTCATTACCTATTTAGTGCGAGTGAAAATTCAGTAAATAGAACAGACcgtatttttatttcattttagctAGTTATTGTCAAACTAAAGCTGTTAgggataaaacaaataaaactgagcGCAtagtttgtgaaaataaaaaatatatattgtcagcaaggtgaggattaattgaaatatgtttaattctCACATTTGACGTCCAGCGCTCTGAATAACAAACAGAAGTGCATCAACCGTTataacatctcattcaacacataaaatatatttatcagatttaatttggtaattattatcaaagatatgaaCTATCAATCAAATCGCCAaattgataggcagagcaaactgtctGGATCAACcttcaaaatgtacaactcacaaccaggtgaaaattaagaaatgtattattttacgAGAAGTATTCACGTCTAATCTAAAAACGAGATTAAACTaacttaaaacaattaacaaaggttacagacatggacagtcacacaagaaacgAATGAGAGAAGATaacaaaccacagcttttgttccaaagtaatccaaaatgcagaaaccaaaagacagcagaatatccAAAAGAAtcagagatgaaatgtagaatggcaggcctagatgtAGGtctcagatgcccacttccagCTGTTACAAACTTCTTCCCAAGTTGCCCAAAATTTAACTGACTGACTAAAAGAAATCCACATATTTTAACTGGTGAAAAagtggagggggcaggggcatggacacacacacacacacacacagattcacacctTAGATGGTAAccctcctgctctgtcttatctccaggctacGCTGGCCGAGCACTTTGAAGCCCTTGGGTTGGGTTGCCCTTGAGTGTGGTAAcaggttttaaaaacaaaacggtCTCAAGTTTCAGCTtcccataatttattttttgttaatgttttgaaatgttagttgttttgatatattttatagGATTGTAATAGCATACTTTTCTACCGCTCCAATGGGATGAGGATAATGACAcaataataatttgtgtttttcataagACGTTCTCTTGTGGGAGGTGcagagttggagagagagatttatctCCAAATCAGCATGGGTATGACTTCCTCATAGACATCGCtaagcaacaaaacagcaaGTCTATCCCCATGCGGCATGGCCATCACAATTGAATATAGAATGTAAACAGAACATACATATAGATGTTCTATATAGTTTGCACCTTAATCATGATTAGTAACTGGCCAACAAATGGGATACAacaaactatccctttaagaaaATCCCTTTAAGGATTATGGTTATCCTTACC is a window from the Anguilla anguilla isolate fAngAng1 chromosome 3, fAngAng1.pri, whole genome shotgun sequence genome containing:
- the LOC118222286 gene encoding alpha-2,8-sialyltransferase 8E-like isoform X2; the protein is MLGKIENTPQSSEQTQNCNKLFDQIVAMKSLKSIHNFTKFFLEVKKIMSCPWTSNLTQQIIHKMDLHTECNASGTLFVTRENTHLGQTLTYEVQRKSTKVVDKMLYNMLPRAAPWGISRVLGRCAVVGNGGILKNSSCGEKINSADFVIRLNLPPMNYSSDVGVKSSLVTINPSQITQSFMGLCNARKPFVDKAAAHGNAYLAMAPFSYVVGTELSFRVFHTMKDMRPQQEVLYFHPDYLFRLARYWQKQGLTGLRLSSGFMLVSVALELCEKVDIYGFWPFPTDLIQKPVTHHYYDNVVAKQGVHAMPEEFLTLLHMHSQGVLQLHVGKCQ
- the LOC118222286 gene encoding alpha-2,8-sialyltransferase 8E-like isoform X1, which encodes MAVRRRCRKLFVIVCAISTFFFFLPPPEIENTPQSSEQTQNCNKLFDQIVAMKSLKSIHNFTKFFLEVKKIMSCPWTSNLTQQIIHKMDLHTECNASGTLFVTRENTHLGQTLTYEVQRKSTKVVDKMLYNMLPRAAPWGISRVLGRCAVVGNGGILKNSSCGEKINSADFVIRLNLPPMNYSSDVGVKSSLVTINPSQITQSFMGLCNARKPFVDKAAAHGNAYLAMAPFSYVVGTELSFRVFHTMKDMRPQQEVLYFHPDYLFRLARYWQKQGLTGLRLSSGFMLVSVALELCEKVDIYGFWPFPTDLIQKPVTHHYYDNVVAKQGVHAMPEEFLTLLHMHSQGVLQLHVGKCQ